A DNA window from Luteolibacter luteus contains the following coding sequences:
- a CDS encoding ketosteroid isomerase-related protein, whose product MKSLIESYYAAFNSGDREAMLAMLAENVVHEINEGHAETGRDTFRAFLQRMDLCYEESVEELVIFGHEGGERAAAEFYIRGKYVSTDEGLPEATGQEYYLRVGAFFEIADGKITRVTNYYNLRTWLRLVGA is encoded by the coding sequence ATGAAATCCCTCATCGAAAGCTACTACGCCGCCTTCAACTCCGGTGACCGCGAAGCCATGCTCGCCATGCTCGCCGAGAACGTGGTCCATGAGATCAACGAAGGCCACGCCGAGACCGGTCGCGATACCTTCCGGGCCTTCTTGCAGCGCATGGACCTCTGCTACGAGGAAAGCGTCGAGGAATTGGTCATCTTCGGCCACGAAGGCGGAGAACGCGCCGCCGCCGAGTTCTACATCCGCGGCAAGTACGTCTCCACCGACGAGGGCCTGCCCGAAGCCACCGGCCAGGAATACTACCTGCGCGTCGGAGCCTTCTTCGAAATCGCGGATGGCAAGATCACGCGGGTGACGAATTACTATAACCTTCGTACTTGGCTCCGCCTTGTCGGCGCTTGA
- a CDS encoding thiamine-phosphate kinase produces the protein MKKRLCDLGEDALIARILKDFPGGGSLSVGPGDDCAVVDPGRGPLRLLKTDAIIEGIHFLPDEDAEKVGWKAVARVLSDFAAMGGKPEHLLVTVAVDPDREVVWMDRLYRGIRKCLAKHGGLLAGGETSSLPQAGAVISVAGEGSVERKKLVLRSGGKPGDLVVVTGRLGGSIRGKHLTFTPRLEEAAWLVEHLRPTAMMDLSDGLAKDLPRLAAASRCGFECSGDLPLNKGCTREQALGDGEDYELLLTIPGKRWEAAADAWKQSFPKLPLTVVGRLTEPGKGMKLQGGWDHFKPAT, from the coding sequence ATGAAAAAGCGTCTGTGCGATCTTGGTGAGGACGCGCTCATCGCGCGCATCTTGAAAGACTTTCCCGGCGGCGGCTCGCTCAGCGTGGGACCCGGCGATGACTGCGCGGTGGTGGATCCCGGACGCGGTCCGCTGCGCCTGCTGAAGACCGATGCCATCATTGAGGGCATTCATTTCCTGCCGGATGAAGACGCGGAGAAAGTGGGCTGGAAAGCCGTGGCACGCGTGCTCAGCGACTTCGCCGCGATGGGCGGCAAGCCAGAGCATCTGCTGGTGACCGTGGCCGTGGATCCGGATCGGGAAGTCGTCTGGATGGACCGGCTTTATCGCGGGATCCGCAAGTGTCTGGCGAAGCATGGCGGCCTGCTGGCTGGCGGCGAAACGTCCAGCCTGCCGCAAGCAGGGGCGGTGATCTCCGTGGCGGGAGAAGGCAGCGTGGAGCGAAAGAAGCTGGTGCTGCGCTCCGGTGGGAAGCCGGGCGATCTCGTGGTCGTGACCGGACGTCTCGGCGGCTCGATCCGGGGCAAACATCTCACCTTCACCCCGCGTCTCGAAGAGGCAGCCTGGCTGGTGGAGCATCTGCGACCGACGGCAATGATGGATCTCTCCGATGGTCTTGCGAAGGACCTGCCCCGCCTCGCGGCCGCCAGCCGCTGCGGCTTCGAGTGCAGCGGTGATCTCCCTCTCAACAAGGGCTGCACCCGCGAGCAAGCGCTCGGCGATGGCGAGGACTACGAATTGCTCCTGACGATTCCCGGAAAGCGCTGGGAGGCCGCTGCGGACGCATGGAAGCAAAGCTTCCCCAAGCTGCCCCTTACGGTGGTCGGCCGCCTCACGGAGCCCGGCAAGGGCATGAAACTCCAAGGCGGCTGGGATCACTTCAAGCCTGCCACCTGA
- a CDS encoding CPBP family intramembrane glutamic endopeptidase produces MFAAALVTAVSEIASAASAGPDLESRVILGTFILAGVLFAVLFSVRYATGTLRFSSPSPLLEPEAAAAFPAPAQGASLPPPLPQATSEPFSPYAWSPATAPAAPEPAPFVPDPTAKGLQKYFRVPIAHYRLFDLLFIGMVFLIYCGLTTGGGGGQEVPLEQKFKPEVLIASMFFQLLLMGMTCAFVVRRIKQSEWLGLRWKQWWLAIAIAPVTVFFVWGVLLAMHLSGFNVWLEQTLGIESMQQEAVKLLQEAKDPAIIILMGVAAVIIAPLTEEVVFRGYLYPAAKRFCGAYGAMIFSSLVFAAAHANAMALLPLFILAMLLCLIYELTGSIWATISVHFLFNLATVTLQLLVKYGIIDAPPPGS; encoded by the coding sequence ATGTTTGCAGCTGCCCTTGTTACCGCGGTTTCCGAAATCGCATCCGCCGCATCCGCTGGGCCGGATCTTGAAAGCCGGGTGATTCTCGGGACCTTCATTCTCGCCGGAGTCCTGTTCGCGGTCCTTTTCTCCGTTCGCTACGCGACCGGGACGCTGCGCTTCTCTTCCCCCAGTCCCTTGCTGGAACCCGAAGCCGCAGCGGCTTTCCCGGCCCCGGCCCAAGGGGCAAGTCTTCCCCCTCCCCTCCCGCAAGCCACGTCAGAGCCCTTCAGCCCCTACGCCTGGTCCCCTGCGACAGCCCCCGCTGCGCCTGAGCCCGCACCCTTCGTCCCCGATCCCACGGCGAAGGGCTTGCAGAAGTACTTCCGCGTCCCAATCGCACACTACCGGCTCTTCGACCTGCTGTTCATCGGCATGGTCTTCCTGATCTACTGCGGGCTCACCACCGGCGGTGGTGGTGGCCAAGAGGTTCCCTTGGAACAGAAGTTCAAGCCCGAGGTGCTGATCGCCTCGATGTTCTTCCAGCTCCTGCTGATGGGAATGACCTGTGCCTTCGTGGTGCGCCGCATCAAGCAATCGGAGTGGCTGGGCCTGCGTTGGAAGCAGTGGTGGCTCGCGATTGCCATCGCGCCGGTAACCGTCTTTTTCGTCTGGGGAGTGCTGCTGGCCATGCATCTCAGCGGCTTCAATGTCTGGCTGGAGCAGACTCTCGGCATCGAGTCGATGCAGCAGGAAGCGGTCAAGCTGCTCCAGGAGGCAAAGGATCCCGCGATCATCATCCTGATGGGCGTCGCGGCGGTGATCATCGCGCCACTCACCGAGGAAGTGGTCTTTCGCGGCTACCTTTATCCCGCTGCCAAACGCTTCTGCGGGGCCTATGGCGCCATGATCTTTTCCTCCCTCGTCTTCGCGGCTGCACATGCCAACGCGATGGCACTCCTGCCGCTCTTCATCTTGGCGATGCTGCTCTGCCTGATCTATGAGCTCACGGGCTCGATCTGGGCGACCATCTCCGTTCACTTCCTCTTCAATCTCGCCACCGTGACCCTGCAGCTCTTGGTGAAATACGGCATCATCGACGCCCCGCCACCCGGCTCATGA
- a CDS encoding CPBP family intramembrane glutamic endopeptidase → MPEPVLALLIFVMGVWLWDNHFGAEQGYEDGACRMALVKIDRDLRLAEGMKKLPPMVRSALLIDSVPKTVETSIRSLAELGKEGALDQEGAYALAILDALHKGQNPTRGAFSDLGLPGPPDPRVIIERVSEGRDAWWDREYLMSFGEFGSSEIVLKASPAEEDGRNHELALRVVVTRGAVWLFAIIGVFFIPRTFRSYGQALRSRQRGYVGQWPLTVGLGVFFLAYLASVGFENLISQILRGLPIEGAEPIYLEPPVLAILDSAARFLPALVALGFLFRRGRHATDRLGLTSRPDLFLVLGTFSLLTIADQILKYGLADAMPPDPTGGLSEAEAGGWGLVLAVLSACIAAPIAEEILYRGVLFRSLANWMRVPAATLISAAVFSVVHYQYGAYGLISVGILGATCSLCYAASGRLATAILLHVLYNFVIKVPEWIVYHAPL, encoded by the coding sequence GTGCCGGAGCCGGTGCTGGCCCTGCTGATCTTCGTGATGGGGGTTTGGCTGTGGGACAATCATTTCGGAGCGGAGCAAGGCTACGAGGACGGGGCCTGCCGGATGGCGCTGGTGAAGATCGACCGCGATCTGCGCTTGGCGGAGGGCATGAAGAAGCTGCCTCCCATGGTGCGCTCCGCACTGCTGATCGACAGCGTTCCGAAGACGGTGGAAACGTCGATCCGGTCCTTGGCGGAGCTCGGGAAGGAAGGTGCCCTCGATCAGGAAGGAGCCTACGCGCTCGCGATTCTCGACGCGCTTCACAAAGGCCAGAATCCGACCCGCGGAGCCTTCAGCGATCTCGGTTTGCCCGGGCCGCCGGATCCCCGCGTCATCATCGAGCGTGTCTCGGAAGGACGCGATGCGTGGTGGGACCGTGAATACCTGATGTCCTTCGGTGAATTTGGCAGCAGCGAGATCGTGCTGAAAGCCAGCCCTGCGGAAGAAGACGGCAGGAACCACGAGCTTGCCCTGCGCGTGGTCGTCACCCGTGGGGCGGTGTGGCTCTTCGCGATCATCGGCGTCTTTTTCATCCCCCGTACCTTCCGCTCCTACGGCCAGGCCCTGCGCTCGCGTCAAAGGGGGTATGTTGGCCAGTGGCCGCTCACCGTGGGCCTGGGTGTCTTCTTCCTCGCTTACCTCGCCTCGGTGGGATTCGAGAATCTGATCAGCCAGATCCTCCGGGGACTGCCGATCGAAGGAGCCGAACCCATTTACCTGGAGCCACCCGTGCTCGCGATTTTGGATTCCGCAGCTCGTTTCCTGCCGGCCTTGGTGGCGCTCGGTTTTCTTTTCCGGCGCGGCCGGCATGCGACGGATCGCCTCGGGCTTACGAGTCGTCCGGATCTCTTTCTGGTGCTCGGGACCTTCTCGCTGCTGACCATTGCCGACCAAATCCTCAAGTACGGGTTGGCGGATGCGATGCCGCCCGATCCCACCGGGGGTCTTTCGGAAGCAGAGGCCGGTGGATGGGGACTCGTCCTCGCGGTGCTTTCGGCCTGCATTGCCGCACCTATTGCGGAGGAAATTCTGTATCGCGGGGTTTTGTTCCGCTCCTTGGCGAATTGGATGCGCGTGCCCGCCGCCACCTTGATCTCGGCGGCGGTCTTCTCGGTCGTGCATTACCAGTACGGAGCTTACGGCCTGATTTCCGTGGGCATCCTCGGTGCCACCTGTTCCCTGTGTTACGCCGCGTCAGGACGGCTTGCCACGGCGATCCTGCTGCACGTGCTGTACAATTTCGTGATCAAGGTGCCGGAGTGGATCGTCTATCATGCGCCGTTATGA
- a CDS encoding serine/threonine-protein kinase, whose protein sequence is MSSSFEAPTLEALAELLPAYEFDSFIAQGGMGAVYLARQKALDRDVAIKILPRELGDDPEFRKSFETEAKAMARLNHPNLIGVYDSGDLDGMLYIVMEYVNGKSLYHSAYNLAVDPPQAAAIVKGICDGLAHAHENGVIHRDIKPANILLTHKAEPKIGDFGLARRADADHPGLIMGTPGYTAPEIYDDPEHASQKTDIYAVGVILYELLTGHRPEDDEELPAPSTVVGCDKKLDKIWARATARNPRERYDSAEQMAIDLQGWAIPDPPTQALRTMQRPPRVAGARPGAAVPQRRAAHVPVVHKKKKSDTDWGLLVHILVVAVVVGALFYGWKAYQKAKAAKEKPAPEKVEKVEPKGATPAPPAPASEKKPEAPAPLPPPLPPSINPPPTR, encoded by the coding sequence ATGAGTTCTTCGTTCGAAGCCCCGACGCTGGAAGCCCTCGCCGAGCTTTTGCCCGCGTATGAGTTCGACTCCTTCATTGCACAGGGAGGCATGGGCGCGGTGTACCTGGCCCGTCAGAAAGCGCTCGATCGCGATGTGGCGATCAAGATCCTGCCGCGCGAACTCGGGGACGATCCGGAATTCCGCAAGTCATTCGAAACCGAGGCCAAGGCGATGGCCCGCCTCAATCACCCGAACCTCATCGGGGTGTACGACTCCGGCGACTTGGATGGCATGCTCTACATCGTGATGGAGTATGTGAACGGGAAGTCCCTCTATCACTCCGCCTACAACCTTGCCGTCGATCCGCCCCAGGCGGCGGCGATCGTGAAGGGCATCTGCGATGGCCTCGCCCACGCGCACGAGAACGGCGTGATCCATCGCGATATCAAGCCGGCGAACATTCTGCTCACCCACAAGGCGGAACCCAAGATCGGCGACTTCGGCCTCGCGCGTCGTGCCGATGCGGATCATCCGGGCCTGATCATGGGCACGCCGGGCTACACCGCACCCGAGATCTACGATGATCCGGAGCATGCCAGCCAGAAAACGGATATCTATGCGGTGGGTGTGATTCTTTACGAACTCCTCACCGGCCATCGTCCGGAAGATGACGAGGAGTTGCCCGCGCCCTCCACGGTGGTGGGCTGCGACAAGAAGCTCGATAAGATCTGGGCCAGGGCGACTGCCCGCAATCCGCGGGAGCGCTACGATAGCGCCGAGCAAATGGCGATCGATCTCCAAGGCTGGGCGATCCCTGATCCGCCGACCCAGGCGCTACGGACCATGCAGCGGCCGCCGCGGGTGGCCGGGGCGCGTCCGGGAGCCGCCGTGCCCCAGCGTCGCGCGGCCCACGTGCCGGTCGTGCACAAGAAGAAGAAGAGCGATACCGATTGGGGTCTGCTCGTTCATATCCTTGTCGTGGCCGTGGTAGTTGGCGCGCTCTTCTACGGCTGGAAAGCCTACCAGAAGGCAAAGGCCGCGAAGGAAAAGCCAGCTCCGGAGAAGGTCGAGAAAGTCGAGCCGAAGGGTGCGACACCGGCTCCTCCGGCACCAGCGTCCGAGAAAAAGCCGGAAGCTCCGGCTCCGCTGCCGCCGCCCTTGCCGCCTTCGATCAATCCGCCGCCGACACGCTGA
- a CDS encoding twin-arginine translocation signal domain-containing protein, with the protein MSSLSRRSFLRRSGGATVAALVAAGIGTQRVHGQSPYVPTSEILDEIGDAISDLWDSIFGDDDPPSTVPPSTTPPNPPEPPEPPEPPEPPKDPLCTHENSEETTSMDSQGRHWYRCLNPNCPTGGFWSF; encoded by the coding sequence ATGTCTTCGCTTTCCCGCCGCTCCTTCCTCAGGCGCAGCGGCGGAGCGACCGTTGCAGCCTTGGTCGCTGCCGGCATTGGAACCCAGCGCGTCCATGGACAAAGCCCGTACGTCCCTACCAGCGAAATCCTCGATGAAATCGGCGATGCGATTAGCGACTTGTGGGACAGTATCTTCGGCGACGACGATCCACCGTCGACTGTGCCTCCTTCGACCACCCCGCCGAACCCACCGGAGCCGCCCGAACCCCCGGAACCCCCGGAACCGCCGAAGGATCCACTTTGCACCCATGAGAACTCCGAGGAAACCACTTCCATGGACTCTCAGGGTCGACACTGGTATCGCTGCCTGAACCCCAATTGCCCCACTGGCGGCTTCTGGTCGTTCTAA
- a CDS encoding protein kinase domain-containing protein: MSADSFQAPSLEHLAELLPAYDFEAFIAQGGMGAVYKARQRSLDRDVAIKILPRELGADPEFRQSFETEAKAMARLNYPNLIGVYDFGDVEGMPYIVMEYVNGKSLFHSAYNTAIEPVQAVTIVKAISDGLAHAHENGVIHRDIKPANILLTPKAEPKIGDFGLARPAGSGGSGILMGTPGYAAPEIMRHPDHADRRSDLFALGVILYELLIGRCPPYEYQPPASTVSGCDPALDRICEKAMHPVADLRYQSAEAFSAALDEWLRKATGAAAAAATPAPAGRRVRRVGAMMGGGSSSYEPADSGSGGMVKGLLLTAAAVVIAAVGWNKYQGMETQKAQLQAQANQAAQNAQASKPVADKPQDSALPVKPKAEREKPAESPLKSLERLKSNLAAGKRGEMPSGSIAMNGTDILVVPTPMSWAAATAFAEAHGGHLFVVTGDKDLDKLAALVPAGESGADPGLWLGVGRVGKDGWSSMNGSEWTATSKPVGAGSFAVLDGEGVVKAREAVDRYPFIIQWEKDGSNPASVAAMLRRTGESIAEGKPAFPPGTLSYEGHLIYLAPIEASAKQAEEFAEQAHGHLVILDNEEKNAWLDDKLSSFNSKGAFWIGAKKENDQWKWNKEVPWEFTQWADETQVDGLGTYVKFSPGSGWMTAYRDDFAPGFIVEWTASGASSSGGDAGAPEVPLTLPPAIVELEEKAKSLLANHDKKRQADLAKNAKDFAWQIDTWFGDLSKNEQSTWKEHVGKLKERAQSGRVPEKVTGIRLSERMAKIVEYCSQKQATIDAAFKAEAKKIRDAYVTRVNDAMSKAANEEEKRSLESRIKLSADLDQWLKGVGNAESGVVSRDTLAITDPVVGRWKWIHDEVIDVRADGTVTNEINSMKGTWSLDKGKYVFTWDGGNWVDTLMLSPDGEALTGKNQNGDTISGDRMAAKKPAGSSNPFGTPTMESANVDPIVGPWKWGGGPRATYTFNEDGTVRVGSGRGTWKCVSKAGSKREYRVTWGSQGIVDTVVIQDKKPDYFEGTNSNGLKIWADRIAQ; encoded by the coding sequence ATGAGCGCCGACTCCTTCCAAGCTCCTTCTCTCGAACATCTTGCCGAGCTCCTGCCGGCCTATGATTTCGAGGCATTTATCGCCCAAGGCGGCATGGGTGCCGTGTACAAGGCGCGCCAGCGCAGCTTGGACCGGGATGTTGCGATCAAGATCTTGCCGCGCGAACTTGGTGCAGACCCCGAGTTCCGCCAGTCTTTCGAGACCGAGGCAAAGGCGATGGCCCGTCTCAACTACCCCAATCTTATCGGCGTCTATGACTTCGGGGATGTAGAGGGTATGCCCTATATCGTCATGGAATACGTGAACGGGAAGTCCCTGTTCCATTCCGCCTACAATACGGCGATCGAGCCGGTACAGGCGGTTACCATCGTGAAGGCGATTTCCGACGGTCTCGCGCACGCCCACGAAAACGGGGTGATCCACCGCGATATCAAGCCGGCGAATATTCTTCTCACCCCGAAGGCGGAGCCGAAGATCGGTGATTTCGGCTTGGCACGCCCGGCGGGCTCGGGTGGCTCCGGGATTCTCATGGGTACTCCGGGCTACGCGGCTCCGGAGATCATGCGCCACCCCGACCACGCGGATCGCCGTTCGGACCTCTTCGCACTCGGCGTCATCCTCTACGAACTTCTGATCGGGCGTTGCCCGCCCTACGAATATCAGCCGCCCGCTTCCACCGTGTCCGGATGCGATCCGGCATTGGACCGCATTTGCGAAAAAGCCATGCATCCGGTGGCGGATCTCCGCTACCAGAGCGCAGAGGCCTTTTCCGCGGCGCTGGACGAGTGGCTGCGAAAGGCGACCGGTGCTGCGGCCGCGGCTGCCACGCCTGCGCCTGCCGGACGCCGTGTCCGGCGTGTGGGTGCCATGATGGGTGGCGGTTCTTCATCGTATGAGCCCGCGGACAGTGGTTCCGGCGGCATGGTCAAGGGGCTGCTCCTGACGGCAGCTGCCGTCGTGATCGCCGCGGTGGGATGGAACAAGTATCAGGGCATGGAGACCCAGAAGGCCCAGCTGCAGGCCCAAGCCAATCAAGCCGCGCAGAACGCGCAGGCTTCGAAGCCTGTTGCCGATAAGCCGCAGGATTCCGCCTTGCCGGTGAAGCCGAAGGCCGAGCGCGAGAAGCCTGCGGAGTCTCCGCTGAAATCCCTCGAACGCCTGAAGTCGAATCTTGCCGCGGGCAAGCGTGGTGAAATGCCTTCCGGCAGCATCGCGATGAATGGCACCGACATTCTCGTTGTCCCCACGCCTATGTCATGGGCGGCGGCCACTGCCTTTGCCGAAGCACATGGCGGGCATCTCTTCGTGGTTACCGGGGACAAGGATCTCGACAAGCTCGCAGCGCTCGTGCCTGCCGGGGAATCGGGTGCCGATCCGGGTCTCTGGCTCGGCGTCGGCCGCGTGGGCAAGGACGGCTGGTCATCGATGAATGGCAGCGAATGGACTGCCACCTCGAAGCCCGTCGGCGCTGGCTCCTTTGCCGTCCTTGATGGCGAAGGCGTGGTGAAAGCCCGCGAAGCGGTGGACCGCTATCCCTTCATTATCCAGTGGGAGAAGGACGGATCGAATCCGGCGAGCGTGGCCGCGATGCTGCGCCGCACGGGTGAGAGCATCGCCGAGGGCAAGCCCGCCTTCCCGCCGGGGACGCTTTCCTATGAAGGACACCTGATCTATCTTGCCCCGATCGAAGCCAGCGCGAAGCAGGCGGAGGAATTTGCGGAGCAGGCCCACGGTCATCTCGTGATCCTCGATAACGAGGAGAAGAATGCCTGGCTTGATGACAAGCTGTCTTCCTTCAACTCGAAGGGCGCCTTTTGGATCGGGGCGAAGAAGGAAAACGACCAGTGGAAGTGGAACAAGGAGGTGCCGTGGGAGTTCACCCAGTGGGCGGATGAAACCCAGGTGGATGGCCTTGGCACCTACGTGAAGTTTTCTCCCGGCTCTGGCTGGATGACCGCCTATCGCGACGACTTTGCTCCGGGCTTCATCGTGGAGTGGACGGCTTCCGGAGCCAGTTCCAGTGGAGGTGATGCCGGTGCCCCGGAGGTGCCGCTGACCTTGCCTCCCGCGATCGTGGAACTTGAGGAGAAGGCGAAGAGCCTGCTCGCGAACCATGATAAGAAGCGCCAGGCCGATCTCGCGAAGAATGCGAAGGACTTTGCGTGGCAGATCGACACGTGGTTCGGCGACCTCAGCAAAAACGAGCAATCCACTTGGAAAGAGCACGTCGGAAAGCTGAAGGAGCGTGCCCAGAGCGGCCGTGTGCCGGAGAAGGTCACGGGCATCCGTCTCTCCGAGCGCATGGCGAAGATCGTCGAGTATTGCTCGCAAAAGCAGGCGACCATCGATGCTGCCTTCAAGGCGGAGGCAAAGAAGATCCGCGATGCCTACGTTACCCGGGTGAATGACGCGATGAGCAAGGCCGCCAACGAGGAGGAGAAGCGCTCGCTGGAATCCCGTATCAAGCTTTCGGCCGATCTCGACCAGTGGCTGAAGGGCGTCGGAAATGCCGAGAGCGGCGTGGTTTCACGCGACACGCTGGCAATCACCGATCCGGTCGTGGGCCGCTGGAAGTGGATCCACGATGAGGTCATCGATGTCCGTGCCGATGGCACCGTAACCAATGAGATAAACAGCATGAAGGGCACTTGGTCCCTTGATAAGGGCAAGTATGTCTTCACTTGGGACGGTGGAAACTGGGTCGACACCCTGATGCTTTCTCCGGATGGGGAGGCGCTTACGGGCAAGAACCAGAACGGCGATACGATCTCGGGTGATCGCATGGCCGCAAAGAAACCGGCCGGAAGCAGTAATCCCTTTGGAACGCCGACCATGGAATCGGCCAATGTCGACCCGATCGTTGGTCCTTGGAAATGGGGTGGTGGTCCGCGTGCGACCTATACCTTCAACGAGGACGGCACAGTCCGCGTCGGTAGCGGCCGGGGAACTTGGAAGTGCGTCTCGAAGGCTGGAAGCAAGCGGGAGTATCGCGTGACCTGGGGTTCCCAAGGAATCGTGGATACCGTGGTGATCCAAGATAAGAAGCCGGACTACTTCGAAGGCACGAATAGCAACGGCCTGAAGATCTGGGCGGACCGCATTGCTCAGTAA
- a CDS encoding globin, which yields MEEIVAREVGAEGLAAMVAAFYRRMKTDDLIGPLYPPDDWEGAEKRLREFFQFRFLGHTDYIEDRGHPRLRMRHPFAIGTMHAKRWVELMEASMDECGTSPEARAVLSPFFEQVADFLKNRPY from the coding sequence ATGGAAGAAATCGTGGCCCGCGAAGTGGGCGCGGAAGGTCTGGCCGCAATGGTGGCCGCCTTTTACCGGCGGATGAAAACCGATGACCTGATCGGCCCGCTGTACCCGCCCGATGACTGGGAAGGTGCCGAGAAGCGGCTACGGGAATTCTTCCAGTTCCGCTTCCTCGGCCACACGGACTACATCGAGGACCGCGGCCACCCGCGGCTGCGCATGCGCCATCCCTTCGCAATCGGTACCATGCACGCCAAGCGCTGGGTGGAGCTGATGGAAGCCTCCATGGACGAATGCGGCACGAGCCCGGAGGCGCGTGCCGTGTTGTCGCCATTCTTCGAGCAAGTCGCGGACTTCCTCAAGAATCGTCCTTACTGA
- a CDS encoding alpha/beta hydrolase family protein, with product MMHFRALLALSLITALHGDPVTLNTPREFPSIDSREEWQSRAKDIREQILVSCGLWPLPDKVALGAKIFGKIERDGYSVEKVYFKTYPGFYLAGNLYRPLGKGSGPFPAILNPHGHWDNGRLADEEAGSIPARCISFARQGMIAFSYDMVGYNDTRFAGDPDVHRKYGTSRTDELWGINAMGLQLWNSIRALDFLESLPDVDRKKLACTGESGGGTQTFVLGAVDDRLAAQVPVVMVSHSMQGGCNCENAPGLRVDYSNMEIAAAAAPRPQLIVGATGDWTKTTMEKEGPAIASIYKLLNAEDRFKYVRFDFGHNYNKTSREAVYDWLGHRLLENPDLSSLKEQPYQKEADVDLRVFPDGKLPDDALTMEEFIAARKAERSATWQKLLPQDKESLVRFKEFMAPAWQHIVQTDWRPGTGFASTISASVKPGNEKPKEALVVELGGEAGSPAKNHEALTFLRLPWTEEPDRDETSGFYTSYNRTALQQASDRLISAVINARRTRLAGRVILLGSGSTAISSLMAAPVADAVAIDCNGLDPSADETLLKPGLFAPGLRNIGTYQGAAMFAAPNRLLLYNTQGKFPTADIEAAYRAAGASDKLEIIPGPKTREEILAWAARP from the coding sequence ATGATGCACTTCCGGGCTCTCCTCGCACTTTCCCTCATCACCGCTCTTCACGGCGACCCGGTCACCCTGAACACTCCGCGCGAGTTTCCCTCCATCGATTCTCGGGAAGAGTGGCAGTCCCGCGCCAAGGACATCCGCGAGCAGATCCTCGTGAGCTGCGGCCTCTGGCCCTTGCCGGACAAGGTGGCGCTGGGCGCCAAAATCTTTGGCAAGATCGAGCGCGATGGCTATTCGGTGGAGAAGGTCTACTTCAAGACCTACCCCGGCTTCTACCTCGCCGGAAACCTGTATCGCCCGCTTGGCAAGGGCTCCGGCCCGTTCCCCGCGATCCTCAATCCCCACGGTCACTGGGACAATGGCCGCCTTGCGGACGAAGAAGCGGGCAGCATTCCCGCGCGCTGCATCAGCTTCGCCCGCCAAGGCATGATCGCCTTTTCTTACGACATGGTGGGCTACAATGACACCCGCTTCGCCGGGGACCCCGACGTCCACCGGAAGTACGGCACTTCTCGTACCGACGAGCTCTGGGGCATCAATGCGATGGGCCTGCAACTGTGGAATAGCATCCGCGCCCTCGATTTCCTTGAGAGCCTTCCCGATGTCGATCGGAAGAAGCTGGCCTGCACCGGCGAATCCGGTGGCGGGACGCAGACTTTCGTCTTGGGCGCGGTTGACGATCGCCTCGCCGCCCAGGTGCCCGTGGTGATGGTGAGCCACAGCATGCAGGGCGGCTGCAATTGCGAGAACGCACCCGGTCTGCGTGTCGACTACTCGAACATGGAAATCGCCGCTGCCGCCGCACCACGGCCGCAGCTCATCGTCGGAGCCACCGGGGATTGGACGAAGACCACGATGGAGAAGGAAGGTCCCGCGATCGCAAGCATCTACAAGCTCCTGAACGCGGAGGATCGCTTCAAGTACGTTCGCTTCGACTTCGGCCACAACTACAACAAGACCAGTCGCGAAGCCGTTTACGATTGGCTCGGCCACCGTTTGTTAGAAAATCCCGATCTCTCCTCGCTCAAAGAGCAGCCCTATCAAAAAGAAGCTGACGTGGATCTCCGCGTCTTCCCTGATGGCAAGCTGCCGGATGATGCGCTGACGATGGAAGAATTCATTGCCGCGAGGAAGGCAGAGCGTAGCGCGACATGGCAGAAGCTCCTCCCGCAAGACAAAGAAAGCTTGGTGCGATTCAAGGAATTCATGGCGCCAGCATGGCAGCATATTGTGCAGACCGACTGGCGTCCGGGAACGGGCTTTGCGAGCACCATCAGCGCTTCCGTGAAACCGGGAAATGAGAAGCCCAAGGAAGCACTCGTCGTCGAGCTTGGCGGCGAGGCCGGCTCTCCCGCGAAGAACCATGAAGCCCTTACATTCCTTCGCCTTCCTTGGACGGAGGAGCCTGACCGCGATGAGACCTCCGGCTTCTACACGAGTTATAACAGGACGGCTCTGCAGCAAGCGAGTGACCGGTTGATTTCCGCAGTGATAAACGCCCGGCGCACCCGCTTGGCAGGGCGTGTGATCCTGCTTGGTAGCGGATCTACTGCCATCTCCTCCCTCATGGCCGCACCTGTCGCCGATGCCGTCGCGATCGACTGCAATGGCCTCGATCCCTCGGCTGACGAGACGCTTCTCAAGCCCGGCCTCTTTGCGCCCGGTCTCCGTAACATCGGGACCTACCAAGGCGCCGCCATGTTTGCCGCCCCGAACCGGCTCCTCCTTTACAACACCCAAGGCAAGTTCCCCACCGCCGACATTGAGGCTGCCTATCGTGCTGCCGGTGCCAGCGATAAGCTCGAGATAATCCCCGGCCCGAAGACCCGCGAAGAAATTTTGGCGTGGGCGGCGAGGCCTTAG